A DNA window from Nitrospira sp. contains the following coding sequences:
- a CDS encoding PeptidaseM48 domain-containing protein (MaGe:77309281), whose amino-acid sequence MPDTQLEQLARRLESHARQHPTRYKLNVALAALLGYAYVLAILGLVLGGSAWLFFALNDGNTDDLGSIALRFGLGLLAVIIAYAFCMRLSLPAGFEVHREEAPRLFLLIDKLTNALDAPPLHQVLIVNELTAAIAQTPRFGIFGWHRNSLLIGLPLMLAMTPVQFRAVLAHEFGHLGHHQSRFAAWVYRTRMVWSRLLSELTARPYWSTFLFRKFLVWHAPFFNAYTFVLTRDQEYEADRQAARLVGVACLKDALAVRHIVERMMNDLYWPALNRRTITNPTPPASHLDELITLLQQVPAPGTLQEWMTAALQQTSGYADTHPALVDRLAALDALQEKQDAPALPPTFPNLRDPHEETAATFYLGTHATATRAGLDRLWADSVADEWKQKHQEMALVRARCQALSDKSATVGLSINELWEYACQMEALESGMAALPLLQQLLTKDPNHAAANLAMGRLLLAQDDQSGLQYLETALAQDHEAVISACQLACSFLERRGNHKESMRYRIKAQRQRQQLLETERRPLKPEDAVEPHNAAAPEKHLHPHR is encoded by the coding sequence ATGCCCGATACGCAATTGGAACAATTGGCGCGCCGCCTCGAATCCCACGCCAGGCAACATCCAACCCGGTATAAACTGAATGTCGCGCTGGCCGCCTTGCTGGGCTACGCCTATGTGCTGGCGATTCTAGGTCTGGTTCTGGGCGGCAGCGCCTGGTTGTTTTTCGCGCTCAATGATGGGAACACCGACGATCTCGGCTCAATTGCACTGAGGTTCGGTCTCGGCCTGCTCGCAGTCATCATTGCGTATGCGTTCTGCATGCGCCTTTCCCTCCCGGCCGGATTCGAGGTCCATCGTGAAGAGGCCCCACGCCTGTTTCTCCTGATCGACAAACTAACGAATGCGCTGGACGCACCGCCTCTCCACCAGGTACTCATCGTGAACGAGCTCACGGCCGCCATCGCGCAGACTCCACGCTTCGGCATCTTCGGCTGGCATCGGAACTCTTTGCTGATCGGCCTGCCGCTAATGCTGGCGATGACACCAGTCCAGTTCCGTGCCGTGCTCGCACACGAGTTCGGGCATCTCGGCCACCATCAGAGCCGTTTTGCCGCATGGGTCTATCGCACTCGCATGGTCTGGTCTCGCCTGCTGAGCGAGCTGACCGCGCGCCCCTATTGGAGCACCTTTCTTTTTAGAAAATTTCTGGTCTGGCACGCGCCATTTTTCAACGCCTACACCTTTGTCCTGACGCGCGATCAAGAATACGAGGCCGACCGGCAGGCCGCCAGGCTGGTAGGGGTCGCCTGCCTGAAAGACGCATTGGCCGTGCGGCACATCGTCGAACGCATGATGAACGACCTCTATTGGCCCGCGCTGAACCGCCGGACCATTACCAATCCCACACCGCCCGCGTCGCATCTCGATGAGCTAATCACCCTGCTGCAACAAGTGCCGGCGCCTGGCACGCTACAGGAATGGATGACGGCCGCGTTGCAACAAACCTCCGGCTATGCCGACACCCATCCGGCATTAGTTGATCGACTCGCGGCCTTGGATGCGCTTCAGGAGAAGCAGGACGCGCCGGCCCTGCCTCCCACTTTTCCGAACCTGCGCGACCCTCATGAGGAGACCGCGGCCACTTTTTATCTGGGGACGCATGCCACCGCCACGCGCGCAGGGCTCGACCGTCTCTGGGCGGACTCCGTTGCGGACGAGTGGAAACAGAAGCATCAGGAAATGGCCCTCGTGCGGGCTCGCTGCCAGGCGTTAAGCGATAAATCCGCCACCGTGGGACTCTCGATCAACGAACTTTGGGAGTATGCCTGCCAGATGGAAGCGCTCGAAAGCGGCATGGCCGCCCTTCCCCTCCTACAGCAATTACTGACGAAGGATCCGAACCATGCTGCGGCGAACCTGGCGATGGGCCGCCTCTTACTGGCGCAAGACGATCAGTCCGGCTTGCAATATCTCGAGACAGCCCTGGCGCAAGACCACGAGGCGGTCATTTCAGCTTGCCAGCTGGCCTGTAGCTTTCTTGAGCGTCGAGGCAACCATAAAGAATCCATGCGTTACCGCATCAAAGCCCAGCGGCAGCGGCAACAGCTTCTCGAAACCGAACGCCGTCCACTCAAGCCAGAGGATGCAGTTGAACCGCACAACGCGGCCGCTCCAGAAAAACACCTGCATCCTCACCGCTGA
- a CDS encoding Membrane protein involved in the export of O-antigen and teichoic acid (Modular protein) (MaGe:77309282) — protein MSALSTQSGRHLLDGTARVFLAGLLLPLTGIITAAFLTRRLGADGYGLLVLSTTLFGWVELTINAFFSRATIRLVGVAADWRPVGMTVIRLHVLAGVVGGLLLGLLAIPLSWLFQEPELASYLALYAFHVPISSLSQGHQNILIGKGNFRQKAMSNAGRWIARLGLILFLVEIGLSVPGAILGSLGAAAVELAITRRYITLPLYGRIAVPTRPFFDLGILLGFSALLTQIFSSLGVVMLKALGGTIEEVGVYGAAQNLSILPSLFGVALSPLLLSTVSRLLSDGKIAQAKDMGRGALRVVAGLLPFGALVAGSAREIVIWVFGVSFESAAPLLALLILGAVAFVMVSVASVIATASGVPRFALHLSLFSIFFGTIASYVFIRAFGAFGAATATALCQVIGAMVSVGIIYRLWAIVPPAGTLWRSAIISVLVYTLALVWPVSGFLLLVKLAAISAVILLAYLTLGELSQEEISQARSFLSESLLVLDQKQKS, from the coding sequence GTGAGTGCGTTATCCACACAGTCCGGTCGGCACCTCTTGGATGGAACGGCGCGAGTGTTTCTTGCGGGGCTCTTGCTGCCGCTGACAGGCATCATTACCGCGGCGTTCTTGACGAGACGGCTGGGCGCCGATGGGTATGGGTTGCTCGTGCTATCCACGACCCTGTTTGGGTGGGTCGAGTTGACCATCAATGCATTTTTCTCCCGGGCCACGATTCGGCTGGTTGGGGTGGCGGCAGACTGGCGCCCCGTGGGCATGACCGTCATTCGCTTGCATGTGTTGGCCGGAGTTGTGGGGGGATTGTTACTTGGACTCTTAGCAATTCCCTTGTCCTGGCTGTTCCAAGAACCTGAGTTAGCCTCCTATCTCGCCTTGTACGCATTTCATGTGCCGATCAGCAGTCTTTCGCAGGGACACCAGAATATCCTTATTGGGAAAGGCAATTTTCGTCAAAAGGCTATGAGCAATGCCGGCCGCTGGATTGCGCGGCTTGGGTTGATTCTGTTCCTTGTCGAAATAGGCCTGTCCGTTCCCGGCGCCATCCTCGGATCCCTTGGGGCGGCCGCCGTGGAATTGGCGATTACGCGCCGATACATTACGCTCCCGTTATATGGCCGCATTGCCGTGCCGACTCGACCTTTCTTTGATCTCGGCATTCTGTTGGGATTCTCTGCCTTGTTGACCCAGATATTTTCCAGCCTGGGCGTGGTCATGTTGAAAGCTCTTGGCGGAACGATCGAAGAGGTGGGGGTCTACGGTGCAGCGCAGAATCTCTCGATCCTTCCCAGCCTGTTCGGGGTCGCGTTGTCTCCGTTGTTGCTGTCAACCGTGAGCCGGCTGCTGTCCGATGGAAAAATTGCTCAGGCAAAGGACATGGGGCGGGGTGCCCTGCGAGTGGTGGCGGGCTTATTGCCGTTTGGGGCACTCGTTGCAGGGTCTGCCCGTGAGATCGTGATCTGGGTGTTTGGAGTGTCATTCGAGTCTGCGGCCCCGCTCCTGGCGCTCTTGATTCTCGGAGCCGTTGCGTTTGTCATGGTTTCCGTCGCGAGCGTTATCGCAACGGCTTCGGGGGTTCCCCGGTTCGCACTGCATTTAAGTCTGTTCTCTATATTTTTCGGAACGATCGCAAGTTATGTGTTTATCCGCGCATTCGGCGCATTCGGCGCAGCAACAGCGACGGCCTTGTGCCAAGTAATCGGTGCGATGGTGTCCGTAGGCATTATCTATCGGCTATGGGCGATTGTCCCGCCAGCCGGGACGTTGTGGCGGAGTGCGATCATCAGTGTGCTGGTCTATACGCTGGCACTGGTGTGGCCAGTTAGCGGCTTTTTGTTACTGGTCAAATTAGCGGCCATTAGTGCGGTGATCCTTCTGGCGTATCTGACGTTGGGGGAATTGAGTCAGGAAGAAATCTCTCAAGCTCGTTCGTTTCTTTCGGAAAGCCTGTTGGTTTTAGATCAGAAGCAGAAATCGTAA
- a CDS encoding hypothetical protein (Evidence 4 : Unknown function but conserved in other organisms; MaGe:77309283): MSKRLIMMRGLLRKFLGTVSILLITLILLEVAVRIWGYAQPHIYDPIYRPYDRPEDLSYIHKPNLVNARARGLALINTDSLGLRAKIAGALHGAKQPNEYRIALIGDSYTFGEGVARTDDTFAQVLEDRLNQRRRAVTVKTFNFGASAYSVKEMVATLRYRTLDIQPDLVVMAIITSDFNLARTPTIDAEGYLIDQELHRFSPSGSMITRVLRQVHLVYVLRGIGVRWFFPSPDIGQMISQGYIPEAYAHVRQFKTIAEERGLPCVVMLLPRMRTKDWGAVVDQLTRDRIAYIDFSSVKNEFSEEQFRASRFDSHPSAAVHHRIGESLADYVQRQPWFPQ; the protein is encoded by the coding sequence ATGAGCAAACGCCTCATCATGATGCGAGGGCTTCTCCGAAAATTTCTTGGAACCGTGTCCATTCTACTCATTACCCTGATCTTGCTCGAAGTCGCGGTTAGGATATGGGGGTATGCGCAACCGCACATATATGATCCTATTTACAGGCCGTACGATCGGCCCGAGGACCTGTCCTATATCCACAAGCCCAATCTCGTGAATGCGCGGGCGCGCGGCCTTGCCTTGATTAATACCGATAGTTTGGGGCTCCGGGCAAAGATTGCCGGGGCGTTGCATGGGGCCAAACAGCCGAACGAGTATCGCATTGCTCTGATCGGAGACTCCTACACGTTCGGGGAGGGCGTTGCACGAACGGACGATACGTTCGCCCAGGTGTTGGAAGACCGGCTCAATCAGCGGCGCCGGGCTGTGACTGTCAAGACGTTCAACTTCGGCGCATCTGCCTACAGCGTCAAGGAGATGGTCGCCACGCTTCGGTATCGCACGTTGGATATCCAGCCGGACCTTGTGGTGATGGCCATCATCACGTCGGATTTCAATCTGGCTCGAACCCCCACGATTGATGCGGAGGGTTATTTAATCGATCAGGAATTACATCGTTTCAGTCCGTCTGGTTCGATGATCACGCGGGTGCTTCGCCAGGTTCATCTGGTCTATGTTCTCAGGGGAATCGGCGTGCGCTGGTTCTTTCCTTCCCCGGACATCGGACAAATGATTTCGCAGGGCTACATTCCAGAAGCATATGCGCATGTCCGGCAATTCAAAACGATTGCAGAAGAACGCGGGCTCCCCTGCGTGGTTATGCTGCTCCCCAGGATGCGGACGAAAGATTGGGGGGCTGTGGTGGATCAATTAACACGCGACCGCATCGCGTACATTGATTTTTCGAGCGTAAAGAATGAGTTTTCGGAGGAACAGTTCAGGGCCAGTCGATTCGACTCGCATCCATCCGCCGCGGTCCATCATCGCATCGGGGAATCATTGGCGGACTATGTGCAGCGCCAACCGTGGTTTCCGCAGTGA